A genomic window from Salmo salar chromosome ssa23, Ssal_v3.1, whole genome shotgun sequence includes:
- the LOC106584180 gene encoding mediator of RNA polymerase II transcription subunit 8 has protein sequence MQQREEKLLEASVESLISRVAHLKNALHSFIYKLENEYERLTWPSVLDNFALLSGQLNTINKLLRNEKTPSFRQQVIIPLLLSPDRDEELAKLTEQRVPVFSHEIVPDHLRTKPDPEVEEQEKQLSAEAARIGPDVAQKQIQTLNKLCSNLLEKLNNPRDDRDAESAAIRQNKPSFNTADTNALVAAVGFGKGLSKCRPPGPVAPGHPGQGPMMSGGPTLQQVTIGGGSGQQQGMGPGAPLQQGQPGKMPSNIKTNIKAASSMHPYNR, from the exons ATGCAG CAACGGGAAGAAAAACTGCTGGAAGCATCCGTGGAATCCCTTATTTCCCGCGTGGCTCATCTCAAAAACGCTCTTCACAGTTTCATCTACAAGTTGGAAAACGAGTATGAACGACTGACATG GCCCTCAGTGTTGGACAACTTTGCCCTCCTGTCCGGTCAGTTGAATACCATCAATAAACTGTTGAGGAATGAGAAGACACCATCTTTCCGTCAGCAGGTCATCATCCCCCTTCTGCTGTCTCCAGACAGGGATGAGGAACTAGCT AAACTGACTGAGCAGCGTGTGCCTGTGTTCAGCCATGAGATTGTGCCAGATCACCTGCGCACCAAGCCTGATCCTGAggtggaggagcaggagaaacagCTGAGTGCAGAAGCTGCCCGGATAGGACCAGACGTGGCACAG AAACAAATCCAGACATTGAATAAGCTTTGCTCAAATCTACTGGAGAAACTGAACAATCCTCGCGATGATAGGGATGCAGAAAGTGCAG CTATACGGCAGAACAAACCATCATTCAACACGGCTGATACCAATGCACTGGTGGCAGCGGTGGGCTTTGGCAAGGGGCTTTCGAAGTGCAGGCCCCCTGGGCCCGTTGCCCCTGGTCACCCAGGACAAGGACCCATGATGAGTGGAGGTCCCACCTTACAGCAAGTTACCATTGGTGGGGGTTCAGGCCAACAGCAAGGCATGGGGCCTGGTGCTCCTCTGCAACAGGGACAGCCAG GGAAAATgccaagcaacatcaagacaaaCATCAAGGCTGCCTCCTCAATGCATCCTTACAACCGATAA